The following nucleotide sequence is from Zea mays cultivar B73 chromosome 1, Zm-B73-REFERENCE-NAM-5.0, whole genome shotgun sequence.
ttatgctatctaagtcgtgtatgttgatattacttaggttcaacaaagaggaaggacaaaacatatcaagggcgaatcaacAAGAAGAGTTATGTCTgagtcagtccagcgctacaaaaccgtccagaagaaacagtcatatattttgattcccaaaatctatgaaggcccataagtactttttggaaagctcttgaaatctagtttccaatgcttctaaagccgacttaatcaaatctaccagaaaggcagccgacctactttagtgctgactggtcataAGGTCAAAAGTCTgcttgaccaagttttcgtattaaactgcatcattctacaaagtttgattaagcatgctatacatggtgagaaagcttatcaagtcagcgttccaacgcatccagcccaacatcatttggagattcctagaagaagttattgtcaaaatactgaaggctgcgcagaagtcaaacagccacacggaaatcagctctgcagatcttccgaagaggctccttcacattagcatgtgaaaatacttttgtttcgtgtttataccttgctaaggctggttgttactagtataaatactcccctatgtctatgatgtaaggcagcttttgataatctaaaacagaaccccctttgttcagttgtgtgctaacaaatattgagagtgatctctacccctttgttcttgtgaattccttcgcgggatggcagaagcggcggcttcatccactcccaagtggtgctcctactcccttcgagatctcctcgattgattataggttgtgttggttggttctttgagagtgtggttgggcgaatcctcgatttagGCTGTCGGTTAAAgatggtggttggcttcgagttttatttgtcaggttgcactagttatcactgcttgcagcaagttatcttggcttctttgaagctagttatctgaagattgatcctacgtcgtgaagatcgggcatcgtgattgCACTATACGTATCCCTGTGGTGCCTCATATTCTTTCATGCTCAATGCATCCGCTCTGGCCTTCCTGCTGGTTTCACTTCACCAAACCTTTTACCTAATCCACCGTTACCCCAGGTCCCATCGACATCCCGCATCCGTGCTAAGATGTTGTACTCGACCTCGAAGGACCGCATCAAGTATGAGCTCGATGGGTTCCACTACGAGACCCAGGCGACCGACCCATCCGAGGTGGACATTGAGGTCCTGCGGGAGTGGGCTCACTGAAGCTAGTTCGCCTTTGAAGAAGAAGGGACCTGTGGAGGGCCGTGAACCTTTTGGTCAGATGCAAATCCTATTACCAATGATGAAAGCTCCCACCTTGGTATTTTTTATTAAGTTTCTGTAAGCATGTCGTTTAGGCGCGACACGTGACTCTAGCTGGTGAAGCATTAACAAAGCTGTATCTGTATGAGCTTTGGTTGTCGAGCCTATAAACGAAGCAAGGTTtgcgaacttgttatattgtggtaTTGATGGTACTGGATTACTGGTTGTGGGTTGCTGGGAATGCCTCTGTTGGTCTGGTATGTGGGCGTGGTTGTGGTTCGACTGAGAATGGGCCTTGTTGGTTTGGACGTCCGAATCTGTGGATAGACTGGTGTTAATCAAACGAATGCTATTGTGATGCTGGAGACTGGTTTGGAGGAAGCTTTGTCTGTTGTTGTCGTGTTGGGAACTTTAGGTTCTCACATTTTCCAACTATATGGATCAGTATCTCTCGTTATATAAGCTATGACTATGGTTAGTCTTTATAGACTAGCGCTTTAGTGCATAGTTTAGTTATCTCAATGTTACGTTAGCTTTTTAACAAACTTTTAGGTAGCATAaaaataagttattttattaaaacaaaagtatATCTGATTACATAAACAAATAACATTACATAATTTGTAAATCATAAATTAAAATGATATAATTCAGTAAAATAAAAGGttatattatttataaataaaacctAATTATGTAGATTGTATATATGCTTTATTAAATAATTTTGAAGCTCCTCATGGACAAGATCAGTATGGATTATGGCTTCATGTTAAATGATGGTTGCATAGTTCGGTTCATGGATGCTTCAGAGTGATGATTGATAATGCAGTATAGGACTTGAATATCCCATAGTCATCCACATCAAATGATCTTCTATACTCATACTCAATGATTATGTTGTGTTGAACAATACATGAACATATGGTCATACTGAATATTCACTGGGAAAAAGAACGACTTAGGCTAGCCGGAATATAGATGCTAGCATTAGGTCTTCTAAAATACAACAAATACATGCCATTTTAGAGTCTATGAGAGAGAACTAGTCTGCACCGGTCACTAGGAGTAGATGCCATCGACAAGGTTGTACTCTTAGTTAACCTCATGTCCATTCATTGTGAAGTCCAGTTTGGTGCTTCTCTTTTAAGCACGTCAGAACAACGACAATTGGTTGTGCACCTTGACATCATTGATCGGCCTCGCTACCCAAAAGGGAATGTGAAATTAAGTCATACACAAGAGTATTGAACATGCTCTTTCCTCTAGGATATAAATCATTTAACACACCTTCCAAACTTCTATAGCTTGATCACCAAGAAGAAAACCTCAGAGTATGGTTGATGACATTAGGCTCATCATTAAAAATAGTCTCGAACGtctattttcttttatttatGAGATAATGCATTTTTATAGAAATTAATAGCCAAGGCCCCTCTTATCTGAACAAAACAAATAGTTAGAATAGACACGTTTGTAGTACTTTTGACAACAAATACAACAACACATCTCACGTTGATTAACtataaggggtgtttggtttgaggaatcacttcATCGAAGATAATGTGATGCATCATGAGTCTATTCATCAAATTTAATAGAATGATCTCATTcttatattagtactaactatgaGAAATGAGGTGATGATgaatcaactcattccattccacgaaccaaacaaaaaagtgatgagtgagaagatgatggaataACTCATTCCTCGAACCAATCACCCTATAAGTATCTAAACAATATTGTTTGTCAGAGTATAAATCCCAAAGCGACCAATTGTTTGGAAACAGACACTAGTATTTTGGATCAGGTGGTGGACAGGTGGACTACATGACACTATACTAACAAAAAAGAGCTGCACATAAAGTAGGGAACTAGTCTCGCAAACCTCTACTGTCCTGGTACTGGTAGTAGAATCATATAGGAGtatttgtatgagctgtgtttaaGCACAAAAAACTGCTTTGGCCAACAGATACCGTCACTTTGGACGCATCAAATAATGAGGTGGTTTTATATGGCAAAGATGAAAGGTTGTAGAAGTCTAGAAGATGAGTCATTAAGGAATCAGGGTTACTAGCTCGTTATTACACGTGTGAATTGTGCATTTACAATCCCTTTCGAAATGACTGAGCGAAAGAGGGCAAATGTGCGAGTTCTTTGCTCAACCGTAATCTCAATCAGATGGTGGAACATGCTACCACGGATGAAGAGGTCagaagtacaacaaggtgcagggCATTCGTCACTCGACCGTTGCCTCTAGGTACAGACTCTAGCCATGCCAGGCCAGCTCCCCTCCCTCCAGGACACCAGCACCAACGACAACGGTCACTTGCCGCTACGCTATCAGACAGTAGCCAGCACACTTCACAAGCTTCTTCTCTTGCAGGCTCCAGCTGCAGCCCGACCGGCCTCCTTCCCTAGGATTCTTTTGCAGCTTCCATTGTCTCCCCATCTATTTAACCCACCCACCCCCGCTTCGTCTCCCATGTcccaaagcaaagcaaaacaaagCTTCAAAGCATCTCTGCTGGGATTTTAGCAAGTGGCAACGACGAGCGACCCAAAAAAGCAATCAATAGTCACCATATCAGCTCCTCTCGCTCCACACCCCCCTGCTCTGTGACTTGAGGTAGGACAGGAGGCAGAGGCGAGCAATGGGGTTCGTGCTGGTGGTCTCTCTGCCCTTCATCTTCCTCTCCATCCTCCTCGGCTTCGGCTTCTACTTCCTCGGCAAGCACTGGGGCCGGGAGGAGAGCGGACCGGCGTCGGCGCGCAGATCTACGGCATGTCGCTGCCGCCGCCCGGCGTCATCGGAGCCTCCTTGCCGCCGACTCAGCCATTCCACAGCAAGAAACAAGGGTCCGAGGCTGTGTGACTGAGATTCAGACGTctctccatccatccatccattctactactactactactactacatatATGTCTTGGTGGTGATGTTGGATTTATATTCTTTCTTCTTTAATTTCGCCCTGGTTGTCTTGAGAGTGTAGATTGAGAGTCAAATCTATGCTTGTGTCTAAAGATGGTGTGTGTGTGTGGATGTTGTGATATGATTGCAATCACACTTTATATCTTCTGTAATCATGCAATGGCGTTGCAGTAGAATGGCTTGTGTGTGTGACTCCTGGAGGCTATATATGTGTTTGAAGATTGCAACTGAGCATCTCCACAAGATCTTTCAATTTAGGATAATTCAATAAAGAAATGTTATAGCAGGATCATCTAAAACATTTCTGTCGTATTTCTTGAAATGTGCTATCAGATGTCTGAAGTTGGGGAAATGTCTGAAGGAGCGTTCGATAGGGAGAAAACCGAGATACCAAaatgctgccaagttccagaaccAGGTTAGCCTTATTTGGGTTATTTGGGAATGATTTTAAGGTTTGGTTGGCCGCCTCACCGTCCACGCCACAGATTTTCCGCCATCGCTGTGGCGGCCAAATTGAGCGCCGCTGCTTAGGTAGGGTGTGGCAGCGTTAGCGCCATACCAAACATGCCCATATGGACTAGGATAGGAACGAACAGGCCCTCAAAATCCCCTCCAATGTAGATTGGAAGGAAACCGAACGAGCCCCTTACCAGTTCCACCAAAATGAACTCACAAGCATTAACATTAATAGGTATCATCGTAAATTCATAATACCGAGAGCATTTACTCTCTGTTACAATCAGATCATTTCCTTATTATTATTACAAATAGATAAAACCAGCACCAAAATTCGCAGAAAAACAATTCTGCCCAGAATGAACAAGGAGGAGAAGAGGCCAAGAAGGCAAGGCAAGCAACACGTGCTGATCGCTTCCCCACCTGACCTGGCTAATTGCAGAGCAAGAACCTGGTGAGCACGAGCACCCCGCAGGCGGCGGCGAAGAGCGCGAAGACGGCCAGGTCCCTAGTCTGCCACCTCCTGGGCCTGTCTGCTGCGCCCTTGGCCTCAGCGCGAAGGTTCTTGGCCCTGCGCAGTGTGTCCACCTCCTTGAGCAGGTCGAAGCGGAGGCCCTTGCGCTTGAGCTCGGAGACGCACCTGGCCAGGTACAGCGCATCCTCGCGCTCTCGCGCGAGGACGCGCTCCAGGACGGCCTCCGTGTCGGACTTGTACCACAGCGCCCAGAGCATGGTGAGCGAGGAGAGCAGCGAGACAAGGTAGGGGATCCACGACCGTCTGCATGctgttgtcgctgccgccgaggcagcggaggaggaggaggaggagaggaAGAGGAGCAGCACGGAAGCGGCGTGGAAGGCGAAGAAGGCGCAGTAGAGGAAGGCGATCTCTTTGCGGGCGCCGTTGAGGCAGGCCTCCCATAGCGCCACGCGGCGCGCCAGCAGGTCCTCCTCCTTGACCCACTGCTTGAGCAGCAGCCGGTGCGTCTCGCTCGCCGCGATCTGGCTCAGCGGGTGTTGCTGTTGCGCCTCCGTCACGACGAGGGCGCCGGAGTCGGCCATGTGGGACGGCGGCGGTTTCGTCTCGTGCGCGTCCTAGTTCTGTTAGGATGGATGGACCGATGGAGGGAAGGGAGTTTATTTGGGGTACAAGTGCAACGATCGGGGGAGGGCGCGTGGGCTGAAAAAGGTTTGGGGAAAAAAGCCGAAAGCAAACGAGTTCGCGCACATGAGCGGCGCAACAGTCGGAATTTTCTCGGGCCGAATCATTCACGTTTCGTGGTGGCCGGTGGACCTACCTGGCACACATTAAGACTGGGTCACTGTGGACTGAGATTTTGGTCCACTAGTCAGTCTCAGTCCTGCAAGGGATCGGCCCACTAGACCGTCGGCAGTTCTCGGACTCGATATTTTTACGCAAAAAAAACATGTCAATCAATACTGCAATAGAGGATAGCGGCATGAATTTCATACCCCAGAAAAATGCTTCAAAAAGTCTTCACAACGCCCCAGTGGAGACACACTAAACACTATCCCGGTGGTGTCACTGTCCTTGGTCAATAAAAGGATCAAGTACTCTCATCGTTCTGGTGTAGTGAACCGCTCACAAAAGTGTGCTGTGTCAAATATTTTTTGTGATCCCAGTTACCTAGTGTACTTGTACACCAGACATAAAAGTTACAATAAGGGTGACAACAATCATGCTGTAGGCGGGCGCTCAGTCACATTGGACATTTGTGTAATGCATCTAAACGACACTACTACAAAAGGCTAGCTGCATAGGA
It contains:
- the LOC103644129 gene encoding uncharacterized protein, producing the protein MADSGALVVTEAQQQHPLSQIAASETHRLLLKQWVKEEDLLARRVALWEACLNGARKEIAFLYCAFFAFHAASVLLLFLSSSSSSAASAAATTACRRSWIPYLVSLLSSLTMLWALWYKSDTEAVLERVLAREREDALYLARCVSELKRKGLRFDLLKEVDTLRRAKNLRAEAKGAADRPRRWQTRDLAVFALFAAACGVLVLTRFLLCN